Within the Hermetia illucens chromosome 6, iHerIll2.2.curated.20191125, whole genome shotgun sequence genome, the region TTTTTTCCACTAATTACTTGAGTTCTTAATTTGCCAAATTCTTTTCAATATCATCATAGCCAGGCCTATTCGCAACTTATTTCGTATGGACGAATATCATCAAGAAGAAGACCGATAAACAAACTTTGCAAAAAAACAACCTGTCGACAGTTTGACTTTAACAGAGTTTGGTGAAGGTTAGGTGCAATTAGTACTTCAGTGAATTGTGTTTGGTGCTTAATATTAATGATGAAGATGGCATTTGCAAGTAAAAGACAGAATCTCGATTTGTTCTACAATATGTTCAAAACTGAGTACGAAACTTCGATTCGGAATGTGGAAATGTGCAAAGAGACGGTGAGTTATGGTGGCTTTATGCTTGCCGGGCTGGGAGCTTAGTGTCAGGTTCTTTTTTTGAGTATCGCGGTGGTTTTGCCTGACGAACAATGGTCTTCTAAGCAAAATACTGTCATATGATAAGAAGTAATCATTGTCTAAGATGATCAGGAGGGCTCAGAGCGGAACGGATAGACGAGCGAACAAAATATTGAATTAATCTATCCATAGCTGGCGGCTAGTTACTGCTAGCGAACTGGCTGCGCGGGTTTTCTTAACAAGTGTCTCCATTTAGACGCCGTAATCTAACCCTAAATCCAAACAAACTAAGTGATGGGTATTGGTTTAGATTCGCTAATAATCTTAGTCACTtccaaaagtattttttttttgtggaatctCATTCCGACTAGTTGTTGATTAGTAGATTTGTGGCTTGACCACTAGAAGTCACGCTTGGCAGAATAAACTTATGCCATTGGTCATACATCAGCAACGAAGCGATTAGATTAAAATGCACCCAAGTTAGCTGATgttaatttttatgaaaatgtcTGCCAAAATGCATAGTCCGGGCAGGCAtttctttctataatttttatatttggtTTGTCAGCAGTTATCAAGATAGAATTTTAACAATCAAATGCGGTACTTCTTATATCCGTGCCTAGCAATTACGATAAGGTGTTGGTGCAGTAGAATATTTGTGGCCACCGGAATTTGGAAATCCCTTAAATGGGGCTCAGGGCATCCACCATATCTTCGAGCTTTCGTTGTCCGTTTCGGACGATGAACTTCAGCAGAAATTTTCCACGCCAAGTGCTCCTGGGACGCCTCAATCTGCAGCCATCGTGGGATAGTGAATTTCACTACAGGTTTTAACTAACGATATTTTAAAGCGTGATCTATCCACGAAGGCTTGGAGATTTCGAGTAGCAATGGCGGTCACTTTCGCATATAGCGACACAAAGAGAATGTTGCCGGACAACTTCATCTTGGCGTTGTATTTAATTCTAAGTGCAGTTTGGTCACGGGGGTACTATGTCCCTCGCAGTCTTTGCTTAGAAGTCTTTAATGCCTGCAGTACACCAGTGCAAGGCTACAAAACCAGTGATCACATTTCCTTCAAAGAGAAGAACGGCTCCTGTCAATATCCTAAAACTAGGTGAATTTTTCTAAACAAGATGTGATCATCATGGGTTGTAATCTCCAGGctcacttctttttctttagcctttgtcccgttcacaagcggggtcggctcgtcgtgatcggcttcgccatttggctctatcgaatgcccgatctgggtgcaatctcgaggctttcaaatccccatctagcgtatcaagccaccgttgtttaggtctgccttttggtcgtttaccatcgacttagatgttcagaccaatcttggcaagtgaattctcgtttgcatgaattgcgtgaccataccaatgAAGACACCActttcgcaactttttcacgatcggtgcaaccccataacgatcgcggatatcctcatttcggatgtgatctaaacgtgtgacgccactagtccaacgtagcatcttcgtctccattaccgcaagacgccgttcattgtcttttatagtcggccaacactcagaaccatagagagcgactggacggacgacattgcggtaaattttagatttgagacgttcgttgatacgtcgatcacaaagaacaccagttgtgaaacgccacttcatccaggttgcgttaatgcgtaaagcaatttcattacgcagttctccattggctgatagcgttgacccgctcagttctgggcagatcactgccgctgacagtgattgtgcctgtttcatggggatcggtcgtcaaaaaatcagttttgtttaaattcaatctaagaccgtgttgcatgaggcgatcattccatttttgaacaagttgctcgacatcatttttgctatcagatgctaggaatacatcatctgcataaagcagtgtgtagggcgctggacgttagatatcccgtgtgacgaggACTTCTCCAGCCTcatgaagctgaccagggaaatcttcaacatctgctatagTCATAAATATTGGTTGCCAtaaaaggactgcctgaagaaatacaagtcggccatcaagatcgCCAAgaagcggtcttggttggactgtcagaacatcgaaagcaccagcaaaCCCGCGAAGCTCTGTAAggttctgtccaaggaacataagaacccattctttcttaaaaattcttaatgctcctggacggaatcttctggtgataTCTTGgaactgctggttcaaacgcactttcccgtcaGCGAGGAGGACCGttagtcagagccttgcttggaggtttTGCGGCTACCCCAGCCgagcgagactatcaaatcaatAATTACAGAGGATAAGATCAGCTGGACtctaaacagcttctccgcataaaaATCTTCGGGCCCAGACGACATAATGCCAgttatgctacagaagcaaaagggttgtgccgtggcttgttgttattccaccacggtggcagtgtcttcttgctgtgcttagcagggcacgagactttaaggACGGTATCGAATATCTTTTTCGCAGCCTCGAGCTTTGACTTCATTTCGTTTGTGGTGCCAATCTGGCCAATTTGCACAtcgaagagtttgttcttaattacttgaccaaattttctccagtcgatccttctAGGGTCTCTcaaaggtttggagacctctgtggcgaggtctaggctgaaaagtatccaactgtgatctgagaaggatctctggtcggacactctccagttctccatcctaagaatcccattgtcggttactaTGGTGATATCAACGACCTCCTGCCAACCCTGACCtctgagctggggaaatggaaggttggtgtactgcccctattACACATCGAtaagtttgaagtaataataaaatcaaagaatgacttatCACTCTCggtgatttccgagctgccccaaagcgtagcgttggccttctttgttgctatggtgctcgtcaaatgttgtagttattCTAGCGGAGCTGATTGGTTAtcagccatgtaagccgaggaaatatatacaTTCTCTGCTCCCGCTTGCTCCAGTTTgatcacgactaggtcgctggaagctaggtccggacacagaaaagcgtgcagactcttcttcgcgaggatacatgctctaggtctgtcctgatcagcgtctgctgtgctgtggaataaattaaaatatttctttggagccatttgatggttcggtcgcccaAGGCTCCTGTATAGTAGTACGATATTTGTAAACTTTCCAAGCagtaatgcgatgtcgatgtcttcctttaggagaaagacaagcagattaggcGAGACGcatttcgagtgctgcagatttatctgcgttaccctgaGCATTacctgcttgcgtggggggtttgtcagttcCGGTcagaccgtcgatcctcatcttctccagcagctcgttggcggcatcAATTGGATCCAGGTCATCGACCGGTTttgcagcacttaccagcggccaaTGCCTATTGTATCGACCGTGAACCGTGCTCTGCGAAACCTACACTACAGCTCGTATAGGCCACCCGCTAATTgcaacgaacggaagcagcctgttgtatattaccctctccaacatcttcccaatAGTGTCTAAAAGTCAGAtcaggcgatatgaagagggtgcaccAGGTGATTTTTGGAGCTTCGCTAACAGAACCAACGACTGCCTATtgcactgggcgggaaacactccttctactatgcacgattcaaatgtgcttatgaaccatgcgggcctgacTTTAGCAGTCAACCTCAGGGCGTTGTTCGGGATCCCGGCGCCTTATTATTCTCAATTCACCCAAAAGTCTCTCGTAGTTCCTTTTCGGTCCCCTCTcggtgaagacgtcctgttgatcCGTTGAATGGGTTCCATTTTTTTGCTGTTGCGGAAGAAAGATTGCTATTATTTATAACAAGAAGAATACTTCGAAAATCGCGGTAGTCTTCCTCCGACTTCATTGTCAAAATCTTCCCGTACGCAGACACGATGTTATCAATGGAGCGATTTCTtggtttcaccagtagtttgatttCCTACTGTGGTGTAATTTCCGGTATTGTAGACTCGCATGTCCTAATTACCCGCTGACGTAGCTGGCTCAATTTTTCCAGCGCcatccttctaaagccgccagaaagtctcttcctcgaaagcttcaGTGGACTCCTCGGCTATCCTGATTTTTCCATTTCTGTTGCTCGATGCTTCATCCGTTTCTCACATCAAGAAAGATCCAAagttggctagtacgatgtccaacttcgcgaaggtttcaagcaggcCCACGTGTTGAAATTGCCGGCAATAATGTTGGGACTAtagtctctagcgtccaacactaagccatctagcatctcctcatattgcgctaatgttacaatggagcgtaacagctgtagatatggatgcCGTTGAATTTTGCCCTTACAAAACCGTTTCCCGGAAATGTTCTTGTGGTTTCTTGAAAGGCTTGCCGTcggcatgcccatatcgccacaTTTTCAGATGAGTCTTTCTCCCACGTAGCACTACCGTAATTTCGGTAAATTCGACACTCgtatggtttgcgagagcaagtcttaagctgcctcgcagtggttgaggttgactaATCTCATTTAGCCATACGATTCAACTTCCTTCTATACGCCGGGATCATGTAACCAACTCCAACgtgccggtcgtccactcccTTCTTCTCTTTGTGCAACCTGTATAGCGCAGCTCCAGTGCGGTCTTTGATAAGATGGCCTTCATGTTCACATTTCCTGTACCTTTTCGACTTATCGTGCTCACTggtacatgctgctgcaaagtgactgAAATCgaggcacctgaagcatctcttgagagatacttACCCCTTACTCGGCAcatgacccaacctattcttaccttgtccgcggtaatcagtttaattccTAATCGGCAAACTAATAGTGGCAGTCTGTGTACTTCAATCAGATCCCCGCACCGACTCACGCTGCCACCCAGgtctgtcaattccggatcggctttgatttttcgaaggatatcggcgtaagacaTATCTCCATTCTTGGAAATAAagattatttccggacgaatttttttttctccttccGCTGCTTTTTGCCGCCCAATTTGTCTATTGGTCGGGTTTACAAGCTGTAGATTCTCTTCCCCTTTTGCCAAAGTTGGGACCGTCACCTGCGTGTCCTGCGTAACTTCACCACATGacgcttgggcgtttttctcctccatcGCCCTAATATAGCATAACTTAATTCcccgtatcagagccctgatattttggtggatattccgcctcccCTTCACGCTTATCTTTTACAGCATCAGTAATTATGTCAATCCGGGGACCATCCAAGTTCCTTTCCAAGTCTCGGAAAAGGATTCGATGTAGATTTTAATTCCACTACACTAAAacctcttgtagcattagatgccaaactATGTAAGTTTCCCACtatcgaggcactgcggtcgttgaatATTGACGGCCGTGAGCCaacttgcccactcccaaaaaccgccaatACTGGGTTTCCGCAACCGTGCACCGCAAATGAACTTCCTTTCCCGTACTCCTTATTTGGTTTGGTTTCTGAGTGTCCTTCCCATATCCAATTTTTACCCACGGGTGGGCATTTGCTCCTTACTGCGCATAAtcatgcccatgcacgcacatctcCTGATGTGTGCATAAACATGCTCATAACGCATCCACTGAGCGCTTCCCTATCTGCACGAAGGGATGGGTCTGAtggaagatttggcaactccacccTCCCTAGGTTAACAAAGCGCTTCCGCGCCATACATCTCGGCATTGTAGGCCCTTTACGAGAATCCCACGGCTACTAATATTGCCTCATAGTGATTGATCGGTTTACGGGGTCTTTCTTGCTTATCGGCGTATTGGTCGCAACAGAGACGTGCAGGGGGTGTCGAGTATCGCTCCGCTTTTGTGGCacactttatttaaataattatgCTGCCACACATCAAATTCTTACCGGCATTTACCCAGTTGAAGATTTCCGGTCTAGATATAataattacaataataattgttggcataACGATCCAGCCTTtaattgtgttagagcacttcattcaaaatcctaacggtacactacagtaccctgtaggaggcaatgtggtcagcattgcgctcgcccgagactaataataataataatcgttggcgcaaccattcatattggatcagagccttgaagtgtgttagagcatttcattcaagaccgcaacggtagaCTACAgaagactgtaggaggcaatgtggtcagcattgcgctcccctgagattgttaccctgatttgactcaggtactcattcacagctaagtcgattggtatccgacatcaaatcacgatacaaatcccactgcccaccagtgagatttgaaccgcgaccttccgtatgatagccttgtgctctaaccactcagttatccggacactattttgtgtaaaatgtTAATACTCCAACCTCTGACCTTTCGAGTGCTCATCGTATTTTCCATTCCAGGCCGATCACATTTACGACCATGTTCAAAGGCAGTGGGACTCAACTAGAAATATAGAAACATGTCTCGTGAACTACGACAAAGCTCTCACCGATCTGTCACACTTGGCAGACAAACTGCGCAAATTCAACATACAACTTGAGCTGGAATCGTTGCAGAAAATTAAAGAGCCAAAAGAAGAAAGATTTACATTTCCAGAGCCCCAATTACTGAATTGTAACCGCAGTAACGATTTCATTTCTTCCTTTCACCAATTAACGATGCTTTTAACTTTCAGCTGATGTTGGGTATGAGTCAGAAGGCGTTGTTACATACATAAAAGATGcgaaaaataaacttttttaCATTACTGAAACGGGAGAGTAAGTCGTACATACAAATAACATATCTTCTTCATTTACGGATTTATTGATTCTATGAAAATGTTTAGGAAAACTCATTCTCACCAAATCATCAGCATGCAAACTTATTTCAACGACAACCCAAGAGAATTCGAGGAGCTTCCCAAGGATGGCGAAGTGTTTGGTCTTCATCTGGAAGGTTATATGTTCCGTGCAGTGAAAGAGAATGGAGATGTAAGTGTGAATCTTTGTATAAAATCGAGGAGAGTTTTTCAGTTTCCATCTCGTAATGGTAAAGTGACTTAATTGCAAACGTTTTACGGTTTTATTTTTCTGTTCTTTGCGAATTCCTATCCGCGACTTTTTCGTTTCCAGTcagataaattttcaaacttcaGCGCATATCTCATTGATGTCGGAGAAATTGTCACAATCAACGAATGCATGCCGATGTACGTCCTTCCTGAAGATTATCAAAAAATGCCGGCACAAGCTGTTCTATGTAAATTGGAGCAGGTAAGAGCCAACCGGGGAAACCTTAAGTGGCACGTTTCACCTTTGATTGTGTATGATATATTTCAGGTGAACAacagtcatgatacaaatctcAGTGAATATTTGGGGAAGAGTTTATATGTGAAACACAAATTTCGAATTGTAGATAGGGACAGGTGAGTCTAAAGAATTTGATAACTGGCTATGGAGTAAAAACATGACCTCGCAATTCAACAGGAACATGTTATTCGTAAACCTATACGGAGACACAAACCCGTTTAGGAATAAGATGATGGGAAATAAAGGCAGTGCTGTGGTAAGTAGAGTATGAAAGTAGGTTTTGATGTCTGAAGCGTGATGTAAGTACTCATCATTTTGATTTTCCTTTATCTTATCTGGTATTGCTTCTTTTCCCGAAATCCCACTGAAATTCTTCCAGGTATTCTAATGAATGTAGAATAGTTGATGCTTGCTTGCTGCTAATGTATGGTTCTTGTATTATTCCAGACAAATGAAAAGCCCGTCCCACAAATAACGAACCCTTTCAAAAGGTATATATGCATAAAAACACAAATTGATCGTAGCCAAGTTGATTTTTCAGACGTAAATAATAAGCAATATATCTCGAATGTAAGAATTGAAAGGGATGTTGTGATTAATGAGAGTTCTTTTGATGATAAAAGGATTGGCAATCAAGTCTTGGAAAATGAAGGAAATCTTATCGCTAAAACTGCTAACAATGGTCCTATCCATGGTTTTGACTTTAATAGAAATAACGAAATTGAGCAAGTGAATTTCAATTCTAATGACTTCGATACGAGTTACATGAGTAAAGTGCTAAATGAGGTGTTTAAAAATCGTAATAACATAAATGGTAGGGATTACAATAACGCGAATGGAGTAAACACAACAACTGAAGAGCAAAGAAGGATTCTCTATGAGGAGCCGTTGAATACGTCCAATGCAATGAAAGCGGTGATGGGTTATGAACCGAAAGATGATCGACGAATCTGCAGATTCACTAACCCGGGGACCAATTCATGCTTCAAAGGAGCAAAATGTAAACTGGAGCACGTTGAGAAAATGAGAGGTGAGATGGGTTCAGAGGGGTAATCAGATGTTTAACGGGATTTTTTGTTCCATTATTCACAGACGGCTGGACTCGTGATGAAGCTTCaacaataattgacattcccaGTCAATTTATCTACCCAAAGATCGGTGAGCACATAAAGATAATCCCGACTCATGTTTTGAACGT harbors:
- the LOC119660339 gene encoding tudor domain-containing protein 6 isoform X2; translation: MMKMAFASKRQNLDLFYNMFKTEYETSIRNVEMCKETADHIYDHVQRQWDSTRNIETCLVNYDKALTDLSHLADKLRKFNIQLELESLQKIKEPKEERFTFPEPQLLNSDVGYESEGVVTYIKDAKNKLFYITETGEKTHSHQIISMQTYFNDNPREFEELPKDGEVFGLHLEGYMFRAVKENGDSDKFSNFSAYLIDVGEIVTINECMPMYVLPEDYQKMPAQAVLCKLEQVNNSHDTNLSEYLGKSLYVKHKFRIVDRDRNMLFVNLYGDTNPFRNKMMGNKGSAVTNEKPVPQITNPFKRIGNQVLENEGNLIAKTANNGPIHGFDFNRNNEIEQVNFNSNDFDTSYMSKVLNEVFKNRNNINGRDYNNANGVNTTTEEQRRILYEEPLNTSNAMKAVMGYEPKDDRRICRFTNPGTNSCFKGAKCKLEHVEKMRDGWTRDEASTIIDIPSQFIYPKIGEHIKIIPTHVLNVENFFAQVVQNQASYEPTLKEMIYKMNSPDIVQSYKVLKSMPVLFSLVIAKYTDGYWYRAKVLNLMDDETVKVFYVDYGNSYVVGIDDIRVWDRRFEYLPFQAIRCKIVGIAEKRNRSLEAAEQLRKMILNIGIKALVVNNIEHLDLRLWGICNNDIAEELISMKLVDRKETSFIRSNQLLPA
- the LOC119660339 gene encoding uncharacterized protein LOC119660339 isoform X1, with the translated sequence MMKMAFASKRQNLDLFYNMFKTEYETSIRNVEMCKETADHIYDHVQRQWDSTRNIETCLVNYDKALTDLSHLADKLRKFNIQLELESLQKIKEPKEERFTFPEPQLLNSDVGYESEGVVTYIKDAKNKLFYITETGEKTHSHQIISMQTYFNDNPREFEELPKDGEVFGLHLEGYMFRAVKENGDSDKFSNFSAYLIDVGEIVTINECMPMYVLPEDYQKMPAQAVLCKLEQVNNSHDTNLSEYLGKSLYVKHKFRIVDRDRNMLFVNLYGDTNPFRNKMMGNKGSAVTNEKPVPQITNPFKRYICIKTQIDRSQVDFSDVNNKQYISNVRIERDVVINESSFDDKRIGNQVLENEGNLIAKTANNGPIHGFDFNRNNEIEQVNFNSNDFDTSYMSKVLNEVFKNRNNINGRDYNNANGVNTTTEEQRRILYEEPLNTSNAMKAVMGYEPKDDRRICRFTNPGTNSCFKGAKCKLEHVEKMRDGWTRDEASTIIDIPSQFIYPKIGEHIKIIPTHVLNVENFFAQVVQNQASYEPTLKEMIYKMNSPDIVQSYKVLKSMPVLFSLVIAKYTDGYWYRAKVLNLMDDETVKVFYVDYGNSYVVGIDDIRVWDRRFEYLPFQAIRCKIVGIAEKRNRSLEAAEQLRKMILNIGIKALVVNNIEHLDLRLWGICNNDIAEELISMKLVDRKETSFIRSNQLLPA